TTAGTCGATGTCGATCGACGTCGACTCGTCCGAGGGCTCGCGCTTCGGCAGTCGGACCGTCAGAATGCCGTTGTTGACCGTCGCGCTGACGTCGTCGACCTCGACGGGGTCGGGAAGCTGTAGCTGTCGGTTGAACGACTGTACCGCCCGTTCGCGGCGGATGTACTGTTCGTCGGCCCCGCCCTGTTCCGCTTCGTGCTCGCGTTCGCCTCTGATCGATAACGTCTCGCCGGAGAGGCGGATCTCGAGGTCCTCGGTGTCGTAGCCGGGAACGTCGACGGTGACGACGAACTCGCTGCCCTCGTCGGCGAGGTCGAGGCTCGGCGACGACTGCGTCATCGAGAAGTCGAACCGGCTTCGACCTCCGTCCCGGACGTCCATCTCAGTCTCCCACGAGCGCGCGGCCGTCTCGAGTTGCCGGGAGAGTCGCTCGAACAGTTCCGTGATGCTGTCGAAAGGGTCCGATCGATCTGGCATGGTAGCACTTAGCGTCCCTACGCGGGCAGCGGCGAAAAAGACTGTTCGCGATCGCCCTGACGATCACCGTCTCGAACAGGTTATCCGCCCGGATTGCGGCAGAATCGAGGGGTGGGCTGGACGTTTTTAGGCTGCTTCCCCTAGGGCCGAACACGCATGACTGACGCACTGTTCGT
The DNA window shown above is from Halopiger xanaduensis SH-6 and carries:
- a CDS encoding Hsp20/alpha crystallin family protein, which produces MPDRSDPFDSITELFERLSRQLETAARSWETEMDVRDGGRSRFDFSMTQSSPSLDLADEGSEFVVTVDVPGYDTEDLEIRLSGETLSIRGEREHEAEQGGADEQYIRRERAVQSFNRQLQLPDPVEVDDVSATVNNGILTVRLPKREPSDESTSIDID